One Jeotgalicoccus saudimassiliensis DNA window includes the following coding sequences:
- a CDS encoding DUF1128 family protein produces MDKEQILNDIIKQLNVVNKGVFKAEDYSDEKISELNDIKVMLESRRQISAGEQSAIIEELSKMRK; encoded by the coding sequence ATGGATAAAGAGCAGATTTTAAACGATATAATTAAACAGTTAAACGTTGTAAATAAAGGTGTATTTAAAGCTGAAGATTACAGCGATGAAAAAATCAGCGAACTGAATGATATCAAGGTAATGCTTGAGTCACGCCGCCAGATTTCAGCAGGCGAACAGTCAGCGATTATCGAAGAATTATCAAAAATGAGAAAGTAG
- a CDS encoding aminopeptidase produces the protein MMDIEEKLYKYAELLVDVGINITDGKRLYIRATTDALPLVRLVTKIAYERGSKEVKVSLGDDTVSRLNATYRDEDELSVVHDFQVDERMYYSDQKAGFLSIISSSPELLKDVSPSKLQAMQVAAGKAFKEFSSRTQSDFHSWCVAGYPSVEWARLVYPELSDDEAVNALLELILYTVRADVENPVEAWHEHDKLLHEKVDYLNDKQFTALRYEAPGTDLTVGLPGNHLWAGASSTDSNGDSFMANMPTEEVFTAPDKNRVNGYVTNTLPLSHGGNIIDDFKLTFKDGEVVEYSADRGYDILKNIIDTDAGAKRLGEVALVPFDSPISNKGILFYNTLFDENASCHLALGSAYAFSLQGGKAMSRDELDAAGLNDSITHVDFMIGSEKMNIYGVDKEGNETPVFLEGNWAF, from the coding sequence ATGATGGATATTGAAGAAAAATTATATAAATACGCAGAACTCCTCGTTGACGTCGGCATTAATATTACTGACGGTAAAAGATTATACATCCGTGCGACAACGGATGCACTGCCACTTGTCAGACTTGTAACGAAAATTGCTTATGAGCGCGGTTCAAAAGAAGTGAAAGTATCATTAGGGGACGATACGGTTTCAAGACTGAATGCAACATACCGCGATGAGGATGAACTGTCGGTTGTACATGACTTCCAGGTGGATGAGCGCATGTACTACAGCGATCAGAAAGCAGGATTCCTCAGTATTATTTCAAGCTCTCCCGAACTGTTAAAAGATGTTTCACCGAGCAAACTGCAGGCAATGCAGGTTGCAGCAGGGAAAGCATTTAAAGAATTCTCAAGCCGTACACAGAGCGATTTTCATTCGTGGTGTGTGGCGGGATATCCGTCGGTGGAGTGGGCCCGTCTTGTGTATCCGGAACTGTCGGATGACGAAGCGGTAAATGCACTGCTTGAGCTGATTCTCTATACCGTGCGTGCGGACGTTGAAAATCCGGTTGAAGCATGGCATGAACATGATAAACTGCTTCACGAAAAAGTGGATTACTTAAACGATAAGCAGTTTACCGCTTTACGCTATGAAGCACCGGGTACGGATTTAACAGTCGGGCTGCCTGGCAATCATCTGTGGGCAGGAGCATCGAGTACGGATTCAAACGGCGATTCATTTATGGCGAATATGCCGACGGAAGAAGTATTCACGGCGCCCGATAAGAACCGCGTCAACGGATACGTGACGAACACGCTGCCGTTAAGCCACGGCGGCAACATTATCGATGACTTTAAACTGACGTTTAAAGATGGGGAAGTTGTCGAATACTCAGCGGACAGAGGCTATGATATATTGAAGAACATTATCGATACTGATGCCGGGGCGAAGCGTCTTGGGGAAGTCGCACTTGTACCGTTTGATTCACCGATTTCCAACAAAGGTATTTTATTCTACAATACATTGTTCGATGAAAATGCGTCATGTCACCTCGCACTCGGCAGTGCATATGCATTCTCGCTGCAGGGCGGCAAGGCAATGTCCCGCGATGAACTGGATGCGGCAGGCTTAAACGATTCGATTACTCACGTGGACTTTATGATCGGCTCGGAAAAGATGAATATTTACGGTGTGGATAAAGAAGGAAACGAAACACCTGTATTCCTTGAAGGTAACTGGGCATTTTAA
- a CDS encoding acyl-CoA thioesterase has product MKKLMSESYAVKTANVLPPDSNSHGTLFGGRLLQYVDDIAAISARRHCREAVVTASIDSMDFLRPIHVGEIVILEAMVTHTGRSSMEVMVKISKEDLTRESGKELAAFSFLTFVALDENNNTVEVPKIEPDTERLQWLNDTGKERAERRLERKERSKSLSNFFASDLLE; this is encoded by the coding sequence ATGAAAAAACTAATGTCTGAATCTTATGCGGTAAAAACAGCAAACGTTCTGCCGCCCGATTCCAATTCTCACGGTACACTTTTTGGGGGGAGACTGCTTCAGTATGTAGATGATATCGCAGCCATCAGTGCACGCCGTCACTGCCGGGAAGCGGTCGTTACAGCTTCTATCGACTCGATGGATTTTCTGCGTCCGATACATGTAGGGGAAATAGTTATTCTTGAAGCGATGGTTACTCATACGGGCCGTAGTTCGATGGAAGTAATGGTTAAAATTTCAAAGGAAGATTTAACGAGAGAATCCGGCAAGGAACTCGCAGCGTTTTCATTTCTGACGTTTGTCGCACTGGATGAAAACAACAACACTGTTGAAGTACCGAAAATAGAACCGGATACAGAACGCCTTCAGTGGCTGAACGACACAGGTAAAGAGCGTGCTGAACGCAGACTTGAAAGAAAAGAACGCAGCAAATCACTGAGCAACTTTTTCGCATCTGATTTATTGGAGTGA
- a CDS encoding RecX family transcriptional regulator, with amino-acid sequence MKIKRIVKLKREMYDVLFDDGQSIKVHEESLVRYVLIPGKELDEDEFNEIVRNIQYDQAYVAAIKYISYKIRSIREMGDYLNGDYEDEVVSRTLLRLQDEGYLNDENYARSLRNTLLNTTDKGPGHLQRELKKHSIPENTIYEETEAFDELIDSERMNKLKDKFLRTHRGSYSQFKQKLREKLTQRGYRSHHFELIDFDDDFDEDSYFEKDFEKYYNRYQKKESGFKLKQKMIAAMLSKGYAYDKISEKLGGMNDG; translated from the coding sequence ATGAAAATCAAACGCATTGTAAAACTGAAGCGGGAAATGTACGACGTATTATTCGATGACGGGCAGTCCATTAAAGTGCACGAGGAATCACTCGTGCGTTATGTATTGATTCCCGGCAAAGAACTGGATGAAGATGAGTTCAATGAAATCGTCCGGAATATACAATACGACCAGGCATACGTTGCCGCGATTAAATATATCAGTTATAAAATACGTTCGATTAGGGAAATGGGAGACTATCTCAATGGGGACTATGAAGATGAGGTAGTCAGCCGGACACTGCTGCGTCTTCAGGATGAAGGCTATTTGAACGACGAAAATTACGCCCGCTCATTAAGAAATACACTTTTGAATACGACGGACAAAGGGCCGGGGCACCTTCAGCGTGAACTGAAGAAACACAGTATTCCCGAAAACACCATATATGAGGAAACTGAGGCTTTTGATGAACTGATAGACAGTGAACGCATGAATAAGTTAAAGGATAAATTTCTGCGCACCCACAGAGGTTCATATTCCCAGTTTAAACAAAAGCTGCGTGAAAAGCTGACACAGCGGGGTTACAGAAGCCATCACTTTGAACTGATAGACTTTGATGATGACTTTGATGAAGATTCTTATTTTGAGAAAGACTTTGAAAAATATTATAATAGATATCAGAAAAAAGAAAGCGGATTTAAGCTCAAACAGAAAATGATTGCGGCGATGCTGAGCAAAGGGTACGCTTATGATAAAATCAGTGAAAAGTTAGGCGGAATGAACGATGGATGA
- a CDS encoding YfhH family protein encodes MDESLSKMTRKELNHYIQTKREAMRRAEMMGVENEYRVLERQVIIAECYLIDLSQIENGKIYKVISNEDHYFKVEYMKGIFVWGFFVNGDEKESAIPVSMLQLPKQVR; translated from the coding sequence ATGGATGAATCATTAAGTAAAATGACTCGCAAAGAGTTAAACCATTATATACAAACTAAACGCGAAGCGATGAGACGTGCGGAAATGATGGGTGTCGAAAACGAATACCGCGTACTGGAGCGCCAGGTTATTATTGCAGAATGCTATCTGATTGATCTGTCTCAAATTGAGAACGGCAAAATTTATAAAGTGATCAGCAATGAGGATCACTACTTTAAAGTGGAGTATATGAAAGGGATATTTGTCTGGGGCTTTTTTGTGAATGGTGATGAAAAAGAGTCGGCTATTCCTGTCAGTATGCTGCAGCTTCCTAAACAGGTCAGATAA
- a CDS encoding ABC transporter permease: MNYRFKYLLRRVFRQADRFTLFNLSPVLIYITGLVLLFIGFMTMEDSTMVRVLYGTVGFMATVWIFSMVILNKNEAYVKDSILKVNYIPLYLRILPTMIYQTIMFMIFITMYSAFTALFVDNWMMNIYSLLYYIILGVILVIPFTMLFLGVSMHVNTNKINPVLFVIVLLIVPVFYLPEELPTVIENIFSLNPFYYVINGLQNNSIHQAWTVNRLPFDVLYVTQVAILYLWMFESYNKMKIQLYNEKNSMPES, from the coding sequence ATGAACTACAGATTTAAATATTTGCTGAGACGTGTATTCAGACAGGCGGACAGGTTTACACTGTTTAACTTATCGCCGGTGCTCATCTACATTACCGGTCTCGTGCTGTTGTTTATCGGCTTTATGACGATGGAAGATAGTACGATGGTCCGGGTACTCTACGGAACGGTCGGATTTATGGCCACGGTGTGGATATTCAGCATGGTAATTCTGAATAAGAACGAAGCGTACGTGAAAGATTCTATTTTAAAAGTAAATTATATACCGCTGTATTTACGAATACTGCCTACGATGATTTACCAGACAATCATGTTTATGATTTTTATTACGATGTACAGCGCATTTACAGCGCTCTTTGTAGATAACTGGATGATGAATATATACTCGCTGCTGTATTATATAATACTTGGTGTGATACTGGTCATCCCGTTTACAATGTTGTTTTTAGGTGTTTCAATGCACGTCAACACTAATAAAATCAACCCGGTGCTGTTCGTCATTGTCCTGCTTATTGTTCCGGTATTTTACTTGCCGGAAGAGCTGCCGACAGTGATTGAAAATATATTCAGTCTAAATCCATTTTATTATGTAATTAACGGTCTGCAGAATAATTCGATTCATCAGGCATGGACTGTGAACCGTCTGCCGTTTGATGTACTGTATGTAACCCAGGTTGCAATATTATATTTATGGATGTTTGAGTCGTACAACAAAATGAAAATTCAATTATACAATGAAAAAAACAGCATGCCTGAATCTTAG
- a CDS encoding metal-dependent hydrolase, whose product MDTLTHTLMGGTIVGLAHIDPAVDPVSAGFITTVVGASLIPDLDTVLKMKNNAVYIKNHRGITHSLPFTLIIWPLLLAVLSSVFFGLPFINMYLWSLFAVSLHVFSDIFNAYGTQVLRPFNHTWLQLGFINTIDIPIIVMHIAYFILWFIGFNPVTLFIILYSAMALYYVARFAYQKFLVNKIKERLPDDNITRVFCLPTLRFNEWRVVVVAEKAYYVGRTFKGQVVFYDRFEKIGPLEGELFEAVKDDKNFMSFTFFSSIYRYEIKELPEDTVEVRYIDLRYLKDGHYPFVCIMHLDKDDYEVQSSYTGWVYSESKLQRKVANN is encoded by the coding sequence CATTACGACCGTTGTCGGTGCTTCTTTAATTCCCGACCTCGATACTGTTTTAAAAATGAAAAATAATGCAGTATACATTAAAAACCACAGAGGTATTACACATTCCCTGCCGTTTACATTAATTATCTGGCCGCTGCTCCTCGCTGTGTTAAGCAGCGTGTTTTTCGGGCTGCCCTTTATCAATATGTATTTGTGGTCGCTGTTTGCTGTTTCCCTCCATGTATTCTCGGATATATTCAACGCATACGGCACCCAGGTACTCCGGCCGTTTAATCATACCTGGCTGCAGCTTGGCTTTATAAATACGATTGATATTCCAATTATCGTCATGCACATCGCGTACTTCATTTTATGGTTCATCGGGTTTAACCCCGTCACGCTGTTCATTATATTATATTCCGCGATGGCACTTTACTATGTCGCACGATTTGCCTACCAGAAATTTTTAGTGAATAAAATTAAGGAACGTCTGCCTGATGATAATATCACACGCGTATTCTGCCTGCCGACTCTCCGCTTCAATGAATGGCGTGTCGTCGTCGTTGCAGAAAAAGCATATTATGTCGGCCGGACATTTAAAGGACAGGTTGTATTTTACGACCGCTTTGAGAAAATCGGTCCGCTTGAAGGTGAACTGTTCGAGGCAGTTAAAGATGATAAAAACTTTATGTCCTTTACATTCTTCTCTTCGATTTACAGATATGAAATTAAGGAACTGCCGGAAGATACTGTAGAAGTCAGATATATCGATCTCAGGTATTTAAAAGACGGACATTATCCATTCGTCTGTATTATGCATCTCGACAAGGATGATTATGAAGTTCAGTCCAGCTACACCGGCTGGGTATACTCTGAGTCTAAACTGCAGCGAAAAGTTGCCAATAATTAG